The segment GACAATCTAATTATAAATATAGACCAGAAAGATTTAATTAGGGAGATAACGCTTCTTTATTCCCCTAAAGAGTTATATAATTTAATTGACAGATTTATTTTTTATTATGGCTTTATCCAGCACAATGCTAATTTGCGACTGGCCTTTACTAATTTAGAGATGGATTTAGAGCGGAAAACAGGATGAATTTTGCTAAACTATAAATATTATTATTTATTAGGAGGGCACATTTTATGTTAGTGGCGCAGATAAAATTGAGAGAAGCGGGTAAAATTTCTCTTTTTGAGATAAGCGGAGAGATAAAACCGAAGATAGGAGATTTTGTGATTGTTGAACAGGATCGAGGTCTTGATTATGGACAGGTTCTTTCTGACCCAGAGACGGTTACAGATGTAGCCCAGGAAGAACCGGTATATAAAATAGTGCGCATCGCTACCGCCGATGATTTAAGTCAAATAAATAAGAATAAACGCCGAATAAAAGGGGTTATAAATCTGTGTCTTAAAAAAATTGCTGAGCATAAATTGGATATGAAATTGGTAGATGCGGAATATTCATTTGACCGCACAAAAATTATTTTTTATTTTACTGCCGAAGGAAGAATTGATTTCCGAGAACTAGTAAAAGATTTAGCCAAGGCATTTAAGGTAAGAATTGAATTGCGTCAGATTGGAGTGAGAGACGAAGCAAAAATGCTTGGAGGATTCGGCCCTTGTGGGAGGACTTTATGTTGTGCCACTTTCTTAAAAGATTTTGAACCGGTTACGATGCGGATGGCGAAAGACCAGAATTTACCCCTTAACCCCACGAAAATTTCTGGCTTATGTGGAAGGTTGATGTGTTGTTTAAGTTATGAAGCAGGATTGTATAAAGAGTTTTTACGCGGCCTACCTAAAGTGGGTGAATGGATAACAGTAGAAGGAGGGGTTAGGGGAAAGGTAGTGGAGTTAAATATTCTGAAACGAACTGCTACATTAGAATTAGAAGACGGAAGAAGAATAAATATAAGCTACAAGAAATAAATCCGAATGTCAAATTTTCGAAATCCGAAACCGGATTAGTTAAACCCTAAATCTTTAATTCAAGAACCCAAAAGATTTGATTTATTTAGGATTTAGAGTCTTGAACTTAGAGTTTGAACCGTATTTGTACTTGTTTTGAAATTATAAAGGAATGGATAAGTTATATATCACTACACCGCTTTACTATGTTAACGCTACTCCCCATATTGGTCATTCTTATACCAATATTGCTGCCGATTGTTTAGCAAGGTTTATGCGTCTTAAAGGTAAAGAGGTATATTTTTTAACCGGAACCGATGAACATGGTCAGAAAATTTTTCGTTCTGCGCAAAATTCCGGTAAGAGTCCTCAGGAATTTGTAAACAGCATTGTTCCTCATTTTATTGATTTATGGAAAACCCTTTCCATTTCTTATAATGACTTTATTCGCACTACTGAAGAAAGACACAAAAAGACAGTAAGTTTTGCTTTATCAAATCTTTATGATAAAAAAGATATTTACCTTACAGAATATAGTGGTTGGTATTGTACTCCCTGTGAAACATTCTGGACAGAGACCCAACTTGATTCTCCCCTTTGTCCTGATTGCCTGCGACCTTTAGAGGAACTAAAAGAAAAAAATTATTTTTTTCGTTTAGAAAAATACCGCAATTGGTTAATTAAACATATTGAGGAACACGCTTCTTTCATAAAACCCATAAGCCGTAGAAACGAAATTCTTAAATTTTTAGAAAAACCCCTCAATGACTTATGCATTTCTCGTCCAAGAACACGTTTAGAATGGGGAATTCCTATCCCTTTTGATTCCGGATATGTTACCTATGTTTGGTTTGATGCTTTAATTAACTACATTTCCGCAATTGGTTTTGGTCAAGATGAGGGAAAATTTAGGAAATATTGGCCTTGTGATATTCATTTAGTAGGGAAAGATATTTTACGCCAGCATACAATTTACTGGCCAATAATGCTTCATGCTTTAGGAATTGAACTTCCAAAAACTGTTTTTGCTCATGGTTGGTGGATGGTAGGAGAAGGGAAGATGTCTAAATCTAAAGGAAATATTGTTGACCCATTGGAGATGGTTAAAAAGCATGGTGAAGATGCCTATCGTTATTTTCTTTTAAGAGAAATTCCTTTTGGTCAAGATGGAAATTTTAGCGAGTCTGCTTTAATTTCACGCATAAATTCCGATTTAGCCAATGATTTGGGGAATTTATATTTTAGGACCTTTGGAATGCTTGAAAAGTATTTTTCAGGAAAAATTCCTGAAGTTTCTCCTTTAGATAAAGTTTTTAAAGAAAAATTGGGAAAATTACCTCAAGAGTTAGAAGAAGCAATAGAAGATTTAAACTTTCAAGAAATGCTTATTTCTATTTGGGAGTTAGTTAATCTTGCCAATAAATTTATTGAAGATTCTCGCCCTTGGGAACTTTCCAAAGAAAAAAAGATAGATGAACTTTCCTCCTTTCTGTATAACCTTATAGAAATTCTGCGTATTGTAACCATCTGTGTTTATCCCTTTATGCCTAAGTTTGCAGAAAAAGTCTGGAGACAATTAGGACAAAGAAAAGAACTTCAAGAAGTAAGTTTCTCAGAAATTTATCAATGGGGTTTATCTATTCCAGGTACAGAAATAGAAAAAGGAACCCCTCTATTCCCAAGAATTATTTAAGGGATAACCGAAATCGGTAAGATAAAAATTAAATGGGATATAAAAGATAAATATATTATAGAGAGGGTTTTAGGACATTACCAAAAATTTCTCTCTAAAAGTAAGAAAAAGGATATTGAGCTTAAGGTCTATAACCGAAATTTTTCCTTCCTAAAAAATTCCCTCTGATCACTACGCAAAGCTGGGATTATTTAAGAACAAAAGATAAATTATATTTTTGTTTTTCTCGTGGAGAAAATAGTTCGGTTGCTTGCGTATCTTGTGATTTTAAAAAGATAGATTTTTATACCCCTAACAAACATGGCCAATTACTTCTTTATCTTTTCCCTGAACTTCTTTATAGTCTAATTCTTCCTGAATTCAATGGCCTTCTAATTCATGCCGGTGGGGTAAAATTAAATAAAAAAATATTTGTTTTTTAGCCCCTACAGAAGGAGGAAAATCAACTTTAGCAAAGCTTGCTTTAAAGAAAGGTTTTCCTGTTTTAAATAACGACCGCATAATTTTAAGAAAAATTAGAAATAAATTTATTGCCTTTGGTAATCCTTGGCATGGTGAAGTAAGAAAGACTTCCTCGGATTATGGTAAGATAAAAGAATTATTCTTCTTAGAAAAGGCAGAGAAAATTATATTAAGGAAATAAATAAACAAGAAATGTTTCTTTACCTTTTAGGAAATACTTTCTGTTTTAGGGGAGATAAAGACCATTACAAAAAGTTGTAGATATTATTTTAGAATTGATAGATAATATAAAAGGATATACTTTAGGTTTTGACCCCACTGTAAGTATCTGGAGGTATTTAGATGAAAGATTTAGATAAAGTTTTCAAGAAAAATACTGAGCTTGCCTGGAGAATAATTGATAATGAGACAATGATCATCCCCCTTGATGAGCAAACTGTAGATACCGAAAAAATTGAAGTTTTAAATCCTACTGCAACGTGTATCTGGGAATTAATTAATGGGGAAAATACATTAAAGGAGATAATTGAAAAAATATGTGAAGAATATGAAATTGAATATGAAGAGGCGGAAAAAGAGGTGCTCGGATTTATAAGAGATCTAAGGAATAAGAATTTGATTACCTTAGGAGGTGAGCGATGAAGAAAAATAAGAAGAAATGGGAGAAGCCCAAGGTGAAAGAGATGAAGCTAAGGAGGGGAATAAGTCTTTACCTTTGCGACAAGTTTCCCCAGACGGCGCCCTACCATGATATTTGTGCTTCAGACTTCTCATGATTTATACTAAAATTATATATGTATGGTCTCAATTTGGTACAGAGGTGTTTTAAATAGAGTTACTGAAAATCTTATTCCTTTTCACTGCCTCTTAGAGCTTACCTACAGATGCAATCTCAAATGCCTGCACTGTTATGTGGTAAGGGATACTCAAAAAGAACTTACCACTCAGCAATTCTTAAGTATCTTAGATCAACTTAAGGAATTAGGAACTTTGTATCTCATCATTTCTGGAGGAGAACCGTTAGTAAGAACTTATTTTTTTGAAATTTGCAAACACGCTAAGAAGAATAATTTTGCATTACGAATATTTACGAATGCTTCCCTAATTAATACAAATATTGCGGAGAGGATTAGAGAACTTAAACCTTTAGTAGTAGAGGTGGGTTTATACGGGTTTGAAAAGACGCACGATGAAATAACCTAGGTTAGAGGTTCGTTCAAAAAGACTGTAGAAGGAATAAAGCTATTTAAGAAAAGAAATATCCCAGTTCTGGCAAAATGCGCTCTTTTAAATAAAAATATTTATGAAATTTGGAAATTGAAAGATTTTGTAGAAAAGGAGTTAAAAATAAAAATGCGGGGTATAGGAGGAGGTTTAGCTTTATCACCTTGTGATAATGGAGACTTAAGACCTTTAAATTATCTACCTACAGATGAGCAATTGAAATGGTATATGAAAGAAGAAAAAATATCTGAGGAGGAATCAAAACAGCCACCGGATTTTAGAAAACGCCGACTTAATTTTAACCTTTGTGGTTCAGGGATAAGCACTGTTAATATTACTCCCCATGGAGAAATCAATCCCTGTGTGCAAATAAGAACAAAAAATAAAATAAAATAAATCACAGAAGTATCAAAGATATCTGGCAAAATGCAGAGGAGTTTAAGTTACTTAGGCAAACGAAGATTAGAGATTTAGAAGAATGTCAAGATTGTGAATATGAAAAATATTGTTTCCGCTGTGCCGGGATTTCCTATCTACTTACCGCTTCCTTCATCAAATCCTATCCTGATGCCTGCAGGCAAGCACGTATAAGAAAAGAAATTTACGAGGGCTAATTTATTTTACAACCATCTTCTTTCCTGCTATAATTTTAAACTAACTATTTCCTACTAACTACTATCTCCTAATATGTTAATTGATACCCATTGTCATTTGGATTTTTCAGAATTTGATAAGGATAGAGACGAGGTAATAAACCGTGCAAAGGATAGAGGAGTAAAATATTTTATTAATGTTTCCTCCGATTATTCTTCTAATTTAAAAAGTTTAGAGTTAGCTAACAAATACCCTGAAATTTATGTCTCTTTAGGAATCCATCCCCATTATGCTAAAGATGTGGATGAGAGTATTTTTGAAAGAATTAGAGAATTAGCTAAGGAAAATAAGAAAGTAATAGCCATTGGAGAAGTTGGGCTTGATTTTTATAAAAATATCTCTCCAAAAGAAATTCAATTAGAAATTTTCAAGCGATTTTTAGAATTGGCAGAGGAATTAAATTTGCCCGTAATTGTCCATAATCGGAATGCCCCTAAAGAAATTTTAGAAGTAATTAAAAAATTTTCTTTGAAGGGAGTTTTTCATTGTTTTTCTGGAGACAACGATTTTCTAAAAGAGGTTCTTAATTTAGGTTTTTATATTTCTTTTACTGCTAATATAACTTATCCCAACGCAGAAAATCTCTGTGAGATAGTAAAAGAAACTCCCATTGAAAAAATACTTCTTGAGACCGACTCTCCCTTTTTATCCCCTCAAGAAAAGAGAGGTTTGCGTAATGAACCAGCAAATTTGGTCTATTTAGTTGAGAAATTAGCAGAATTAAAAGGTTTAAGCAAAGAAGACATTATACGCATTAGCGGTTTGAATGCAGTTCAATTATTTAGACTTCCGTTTGAAGATAAACCAAAAATTGTTTATCCCATAAGAGATTCTCTATATGTAAATATCACCAATCGCTGTACAAACAATTGCTCTTTTTGTGTAAGGTTTTATACTGACTATGTTAAAGGGCACAACTTAAAATTAAGAAATGAGCCATCTTTTGAGGAAATTATAAAAGAATTAGAAAAAGAAGATTTCAGAAAATATAAAGAAGGGGTTTTTTGCGGTTATGGAGAACCTTTTCTAAGACTTGAGATAGTTAAAAAAGTAGCAAAATATCTAAAAGATAAAGGGATTCGGGTAAGAGTTAATACCAATGGGCAAGGAAACTTAATTCATAAAAGAAACACTGTTCCTGAATTAAAAGATTTAATTGATGAGGTTTTTGTAAGTTTAAATGTGGATAATGAGGAAAGTTATGCTAAAATATGTAAGCCTGATTTTAAGGAGGGTGTTTTTAATAAAATAAAAGAATTTATCTTAGAGTGCAAAAAATACATCCCTTATGTTACAATTACTTTTATAGATTTACCAGAGGTAGATTTAGAAAGATGTGAGAAGATTGCTAAAGAATTGGGAGTTAATCTTAGAATTAGAAGATTACATCAGGTGGGATAGATATTAAGAATTCGTAATCCGTAACTCGTAATCCGTAATTCGAAACGAAATTATGTTTAAAAAATTGATTTTGGAAAATCAGGTTTATTTTTTACTCTTGTTTTTAAGTTTGGTTTTGGGTATTTTTTCTTATCTAAATCGCGATTACTTAGGAATATCGCCGTTAGAAGAAGCTTTTAAAGGAGAAATTTCGCAATATGAAAACATTAGTTCCGAAGGTTTTGTTAAAAATATCGAACAGAATATTCAGATTTCTTATCTTCTAAAAATTACTTTTTTCGTTGGGTTTTTATTTTTTATAATGGGGGTATATTTTTGTTTTTCTTTTTTATTTGCTTTATTTAGAGGAAAGGTCACGCTTTTTTCTCAAGATTTCCCTGCTGTAAATTGGCAAATTTTAGATATTTTTCGGGTAGTTATAGTCATAATTTTCTTTACAAGTTTTTTAAAGGTAATTGAGCCAATTTTTTTTAGAATATTTGGAATTAACATCTTTGTCCGTTTTATGCTCCATGTCCTATTGTTTGACATTTTTTGCTTGGGGTTAATTATCTATTTTGTATATCAAAAACATCGCTCAACGCTTATCAGTCTTGGTCTGGGCTTGAGTAATTTTATAAACAATATTTTGCTTGCTTTCCTTCACTATTTAGGAGTAATTCCTCTTCTGTTTTTATCTATATTTTTCTCTTTTTCTTTCACTCAACTCTTTAAATATAAACCGGAAATTTCTCCGCTCTTCTATTTCTTTTTTCTTCCTCAGCCAAAATTACTGATTTTCTTTACTACAATTTTTATTGCGATTATCGGTCCCGTAATCGAAGAGATTTTCTTTAGAGGGTTTTGCTATCCCGCTTTACGCAGTAAAATTGGTCCTTTAAAGGCAATGGTTTTAGTTTCTTTATTTTTTGCACTTTTACATATGAATGTGATAGGCTTTTTACCCATTTTTACTTTGGGTTTACTTCTTGTTTATCTCTATGAGAAGACACATTCCCTTTTCTCTTCAATTGGTGTACATATAATTCATAATAGTTTAATTCTCTATCTTGTTTTTCTCTATCGAGCTCTTTTGCTAAAATGAGTTCTCGGCTAGCCATTTTAAAGTGTTTTGATTACTCCCCTGCATTTATATCAGAGTCAATAGAAAAACTTTTTTATCTTTTAGGGGGGATAGAGAAGTTTGTTAAACCACAGGATAAAATTTTTATTAAACCCAACCTTTTATCAGCAACCTCCCCCCACAGAGGAATAACTACCCATCCTTTATTGGTTAAGGAAGTGGCAAAGAGATTCAAAGAAAAAGGAGCAGAAGTGTTTATTGGAGATAGTCCTGGGGGAGGGATAAATATCGATGAGGTTTATGAAAAAACGGGAATGCAAAAGGTTGCTAAAGAACTGGGATTAGAATTGGTTAAATTTGATAAGATTAAAAAGGTTAAAAATTACCCTCTTGCAGAGATAGTTCTTACATGCGATCGTTTTATTTCCCTGCCAAAATTAAAGACACATTCCCTAATGGTAATTACGGGAGGAATAAAAAATTCTTTTGGACTTGTTCCGGGCATATATAAAACCGAGCTGCATTTAAGGTTTCCTCGTCCAAAAGAATTTAGTAAAGTTATTGTAGATGTATTCAGTTTAAGAAAACCGGATTTGGTAATTGTAGATGGAGTTGTTTCTATGGCAGGAGAAGGTCCGGCGGGAGGAGTCTTGAAAAATACAGGAATAATTCTAGGAAGTTCTGATGCGGTAGCAATAGATTCGGTTCTGGCAAAACTTATGGGAATTAATCCCTTTAAAATTCCTACTATCTACGAAGCATATAAAAGAGGATTGGGGAAAGTAGATAAAATAGAAATGATGGGCGAGGATTTGAATTCCGTTTTATTTAAAGATTTTTCCTTACCTCGCTATTCTTTTCTCAATATTATTCCTCAAACAATTCTCAAATTGGGGGGAAGCTTAATTAGAACTTATCCTTTTATAAATGATGTTCTATGTCAAAGGTGTGGGATTTGTATTAAAGGGTGTCCTGCAGGAGCAATTAAAATGGCGTCCCAAAAGATAACAATTGATTATAAATTTTGTATAAAATGCCTCTGCTGTTATGAATTCTGTCCTCATAAAGCAATTTCTTTAAAGAAGGGAATTCTTTTAAAGTTATTGGACTTGGTAAGGAGATAAATTTGTGCTATTATAAAAATAGAAATGTCTTTTCAAACATTAAAGTGGCACAAAAATAAATTAATTTTACTTGACCAGCGAAGACTCCCTTTTGAATGTATTTATGTCGAATGTGAAGATTTAAAAAGTGTCTGGAAGGCAATTAATACGCTTACCGTAAGGGGCGCGCCGCTTATTGGAATAACTGCAGGTTTTGGAGTATATTTGGGGGTGAAGGATTCTTCTGCCCAGCATCACTCTTCCTTTAAAAAAGATTTTGATAAAGTAGTCTCCTATTTAGCTACTTCTCGCCCTACAGCAGTAAATCTTTCTTGGGTATTAGAAAGGATGAAAAATTTAGTGGAGAAAGAGAAAGATAAGCCTATTAAAGAATTAAAAAAAATAATCCTTAAAGAAGCGGAAAAAATTATGGAAGAAGAGAAACTTGCTTGCAGAAAACTTGCTGAATGGGGGGCGAAGTTGATTAACGATGGTGAAAGAATCCTTACTTATTGTAACACAGGAATGTTAGCTACAGTTGAATATGGAACAGCTTTGGGAGCCATTTATCGGGCAAAGGAGAAAGGGAAAAATATAGAGGTTTTTGTTTGTGAAACAAGACCATTTTTACAAGGAGCAAGATTAACTGCTTGGGAGTTGAAAGAAAATAAAGTTCCTTTTACTTTAATTTGTGATAATATGGTAGGAACTTTAATTGCCCGAGGTAAAGTAGATAAGATTTTTGTAGGTTCTGACAGAACTGTAGCTAACGGGGATACTGCCAATAAGATAGGAACCTATAATCTTGCAGTTATTTCTTATTACCATAAAATACCTTTCTATGTAGCTTGTCCTTTGTCAAGTTTCGATTTTAGAATTAAAAGCGGTAAAGATATTCCCATTGAAGAAAGACCCCAAGAGGAGATGCTCTATATAAGGGATAAACGCATTGCTCCCTATGGAGTAAAAGCATATTATCCTTGTTTTGATATTACTCCAGGAGAACTAATTACTGCCATTGTTACAGAAAAAGGTATATTTAAACCACCGTATACAAAGAGTTTACAAAAGTTAAAACTCTAAATACGAAATCCGAAATTCGAAACTGTTAAATAAAGGAGTAGAAAAATTGAAGAGGAGGATAAACGTAGAGGATATTGGTGAGTTTGGACTTATAAATTATTTAAGTAAAACCATTAAGGATAATAAATCAGTAGTTAAAGGAATTGGCGAGGATGCAGCAGTGATAAATTATTCTAAAACAAAATACTTGCTTTTTACTACAGATATGCTTATAGAGAATGTGCATTTTAAAATAAAAGAATCCAGTCCTTATCAGATTGGCTGGAAGGCTTTAGGTTGTTCTTTATCGGACATTGCGAGTATGGGGGGAATACCTCTTTATGCTCTAATTTCCTTAGGAGTTCCTAAAAATTTATCTTTTGATTTTATTAAAGGCATTTATTCAGGAATTAGAAAATTGGCAAATATTTTTAAGGTAAATATTGTGGGTGGAGATACAGATAGAGCAGATAAGTTAATTGTTGATGTATTTTTAGTTGGTGAAGTAGAAAAAAAGAAGGTAGTTTATCGTAGTGGGGCAAAGGTAAACGACATCATTGCGGTTACGGGGAGTTTGGGAAATAGTTACAAAATAAAAAAACATCTCAAATTTTTACCCCGGATAAAAGAAGCAAGATTTTTGGTTAATAATTTCAAAATAAATTCAATGATTGATGTTTCTGATGGTTTAAGTACTGATTTGTTTCATATTTTAAGAGAAAGTAAAAAGGGGGCAATAATCTTTGACAAAAAACTTCCTTTAGCAAGAAAGGCTACTATTGAGCAGGCTTTAAATGAGGGAGAGGATTTTGAGCTTTTGTTTACCCTTTCAGAAAAAGAGGCAATAAGACTTTCTAAAAATAAGAAAATAGCCGTTCGTTTTATTGGAAAAGTTACTGAAGATAGTGGAAAGATTATATTTTATAGTAGAAAAGGTGTTATAAACGGAATAAGACCCAAAGGTTTTAGGCATTTTTAGATGAAAGTTTTTATTACTAAAAGCGAAGCGGAGACAAAAAAACTTGGGGAAAATTTAGGGAAAAATTTAATTTCTGGAGATGTTCTTTGCTTAGTTGGAGAACTTGGTTCAGGAAAAACGGTTTTGGTAAAAGGGATTGCTCGGGGCTTGGGAATCTTGGAAGAGCTTATAAACAGTCCTTCATTTATTCTGATTAGGGAATATTCTTCAAAATTAAACCTTTATCACTTTGACCTTTATCGATTGAAGACATTGGGAGAAATAGAATCCCTGGGTTGGGAAGAATATTTATCCAAAAAAGGGGTTTTGGTTATTGAGTGGGCAGACAAAATGGAGGAAGTTTTACCTCAGGAACACTTGCGTATTGAGATGAAAATTTTTAGCGAAAAAAAGAGAAAAATTAAGCTAATTCCTAAAGGAAAAAGATATAAAGAGTTGATTAGGAAATTAAAATTTAGTTAATCTGTGTTATGAAAATACTTAGTTTAGATTCTTCTACAAAAATTTTAACCATGGCAATAAACGAGAGTCGTGATGTTGTTTTTGAGATTGAACGCGAAGCAGAATTTAGCTGTAATAAGCTTTTATTTTCTTTACTTAAAGAAATGTTTGAGAAGACCAGAATTTCTTTAAAAGATATTGAGCTTTTTGCTGTAGGCATAGGACCAGGTTCATTCACAGGAGTGCGTGTGGCTTTGAGTGTCATGAAAACATTCTCTTATTTGAAAAATAAACCTATAATAGGAATTTCTACTTTAGATACTATTGCCTCAAACCTTAAAGGCGAAGTTAAAGAATTGATTTGCCCCATAATGGATGCCAAAAGGGA is part of the Candidatus Omnitrophota bacterium genome and harbors:
- a CDS encoding stage 0 sporulation family protein yields the protein MLVAQIKLREAGKISLFEISGEIKPKIGDFVIVEQDRGLDYGQVLSDPETVTDVAQEEPVYKIVRIATADDLSQINKNKRRIKGVINLCLKKIAEHKLDMKLVDAEYSFDRTKIIFYFTAEGRIDFRELVKDLAKAFKVRIELRQIGVRDEAKMLGGFGPCGRTLCCATFLKDFEPVTMRMAKDQNLPLNPTKISGLCGRLMCCLSYEAGLYKEFLRGLPKVGEWITVEGGVRGKVVELNILKRTATLELEDGRRINISYKK
- the metG gene encoding methionine--tRNA ligase, which encodes MDKLYITTPLYYVNATPHIGHSYTNIAADCLARFMRLKGKEVYFLTGTDEHGQKIFRSAQNSGKSPQEFVNSIVPHFIDLWKTLSISYNDFIRTTEERHKKTVSFALSNLYDKKDIYLTEYSGWYCTPCETFWTETQLDSPLCPDCLRPLEELKEKNYFFRLEKYRNWLIKHIEEHASFIKPISRRNEILKFLEKPLNDLCISRPRTRLEWGIPIPFDSGYVTYVWFDALINYISAIGFGQDEGKFRKYWPCDIHLVGKDILRQHTIYWPIMLHALGIELPKTVFAHGWWMVGEGKMSKSKGNIVDPLEMVKKHGEDAYRYFLLREIPFGQDGNFSESALISRINSDLANDLGNLYFRTFGMLEKYFSGKIPEVSPLDKVFKEKLGKLPQELEEAIEDLNFQEMLISIWELVNLANKFIEDSRPWELSKEKKIDELSSFLYNLIEILRIVTICVYPFMPKFAEKVWRQLGQRKELQEVSFSEIYQWGLSIPGTEIEKGTPLFPRII
- a CDS encoding PqqD family protein, whose protein sequence is MKDLDKVFKKNTELAWRIIDNETMIIPLDEQTVDTEKIEVLNPTATCIWELINGENTLKEIIEKICEEYEIEYEEAEKEVLGFIRDLRNKNLITLGGER
- a CDS encoding radical SAM protein; the protein is MVSIWYRGVLNRVTENLIPFHCLLELTYRCNLKCLHCYVVRDTQKELTTQQFLSILDQLKELGTLYLIISGGEPLVRTYFFEICKHAKKNNFALRIFTNASLINTNIAERIRELKPLVVEVGLYGFEKTHDEIT
- a CDS encoding YchF/TatD family DNA exonuclease, with translation MLIDTHCHLDFSEFDKDRDEVINRAKDRGVKYFINVSSDYSSNLKSLELANKYPEIYVSLGIHPHYAKDVDESIFERIRELAKENKKVIAIGEVGLDFYKNISPKEIQLEIFKRFLELAEELNLPVIVHNRNAPKEILEVIKKFSLKGVFHCFSGDNDFLKEVLNLGFYISFTANITYPNAENLCEIVKETPIEKILLETDSPFLSPQEKRGLRNEPANLVYLVEKLAELKGLSKEDIIRISGLNAVQLFRLPFEDKPKIVYPIRDSLYVNITNRCTNNCSFCVRFYTDYVKGHNLKLRNEPSFEEIIKELEKEDFRKYKEGVFCGYGEPFLRLEIVKKVAKYLKDKGIRVRVNTNGQGNLIHKRNTVPELKDLIDEVFVSLNVDNEESYAKICKPDFKEGVFNKIKEFILECKKYIPYVTITFIDLPEVDLERCEKIAKELGVNLRIRRLHQVG
- a CDS encoding CPBP family intramembrane metalloprotease, with product MFKKLILENQVYFLLLFLSLVLGIFSYLNRDYLGISPLEEAFKGEISQYENISSEGFVKNIEQNIQISYLLKITFFVGFLFFIMGVYFCFSFLFALFRGKVTLFSQDFPAVNWQILDIFRVVIVIIFFTSFLKVIEPIFFRIFGINIFVRFMLHVLLFDIFCLGLIIYFVYQKHRSTLISLGLGLSNFINNILLAFLHYLGVIPLLFLSIFFSFSFTQLFKYKPEISPLFYFFFLPQPKLLIFFTTIFIAIIGPVIEEIFFRGFCYPALRSKIGPLKAMVLVSLFFALLHMNVIGFLPIFTLGLLLVYLYEKTHSLFSSIGVHIIHNSLILYLVFLYRALLLK
- a CDS encoding DUF362 domain-containing protein gives rise to the protein MSSRLAILKCFDYSPAFISESIEKLFYLLGGIEKFVKPQDKIFIKPNLLSATSPHRGITTHPLLVKEVAKRFKEKGAEVFIGDSPGGGINIDEVYEKTGMQKVAKELGLELVKFDKIKKVKNYPLAEIVLTCDRFISLPKLKTHSLMVITGGIKNSFGLVPGIYKTELHLRFPRPKEFSKVIVDVFSLRKPDLVIVDGVVSMAGEGPAGGVLKNTGIILGSSDAVAIDSVLAKLMGINPFKIPTIYEAYKRGLGKVDKIEMMGEDLNSVLFKDFSLPRYSFLNIIPQTILKLGGSLIRTYPFINDVLCQRCGICIKGCPAGAIKMASQKITIDYKFCIKCLCCYEFCPHKAISLKKGILLKLLDLVRR
- the mtnA gene encoding S-methyl-5-thioribose-1-phosphate isomerase → MSFQTLKWHKNKLILLDQRRLPFECIYVECEDLKSVWKAINTLTVRGAPLIGITAGFGVYLGVKDSSAQHHSSFKKDFDKVVSYLATSRPTAVNLSWVLERMKNLVEKEKDKPIKELKKIILKEAEKIMEEEKLACRKLAEWGAKLINDGERILTYCNTGMLATVEYGTALGAIYRAKEKGKNIEVFVCETRPFLQGARLTAWELKENKVPFTLICDNMVGTLIARGKVDKIFVGSDRTVANGDTANKIGTYNLAVISYYHKIPFYVACPLSSFDFRIKSGKDIPIEERPQEEMLYIRDKRIAPYGVKAYYPCFDITPGELITAIVTEKGIFKPPYTKSLQKLKL
- the thiL gene encoding thiamine-phosphate kinase, whose translation is MKRRINVEDIGEFGLINYLSKTIKDNKSVVKGIGEDAAVINYSKTKYLLFTTDMLIENVHFKIKESSPYQIGWKALGCSLSDIASMGGIPLYALISLGVPKNLSFDFIKGIYSGIRKLANIFKVNIVGGDTDRADKLIVDVFLVGEVEKKKVVYRSGAKVNDIIAVTGSLGNSYKIKKHLKFLPRIKEARFLVNNFKINSMIDVSDGLSTDLFHILRESKKGAIIFDKKLPLARKATIEQALNEGEDFELLFTLSEKEAIRLSKNKKIAVRFIGKVTEDSGKIIFYSRKGVINGIRPKGFRHF
- the tsaE gene encoding tRNA (adenosine(37)-N6)-threonylcarbamoyltransferase complex ATPase subunit type 1 TsaE, translated to MKVFITKSEAETKKLGENLGKNLISGDVLCLVGELGSGKTVLVKGIARGLGILEELINSPSFILIREYSSKLNLYHFDLYRLKTLGEIESLGWEEYLSKKGVLVIEWADKMEEVLPQEHLRIEMKIFSEKKRKIKLIPKGKRYKELIRKLKFS
- the tsaB gene encoding tRNA (adenosine(37)-N6)-threonylcarbamoyltransferase complex dimerization subunit type 1 TsaB; this translates as MKILSLDSSTKILTMAINESRDVVFEIEREAEFSCNKLLFSLLKEMFEKTRISLKDIELFAVGIGPGSFTGVRVALSVMKTFSYLKNKPIIGISTLDTIASNLKGEVKELICPIMDAKREKLYSAIYRKVDEKLERISDYLLISLIDLFEKLDKDVFFLGDGVNLYRKEIIRNRPEAKIASYNLYYPKAGNLGIIAYERFKEGKVDSVFELLPLYLYPKECSIKTKN